The following are from one region of the Oncorhynchus kisutch isolate 150728-3 unplaced genomic scaffold, Okis_V2 Okis03b-Okis08b_hom, whole genome shotgun sequence genome:
- the spg21 gene encoding maspardin, whose product MEEIRISPDYNWFRSTVPLKKIIVDDDDSKVWSLYDAGPKSIRCPIIFLPPVSGTAEVFFQQVLALTGWGYRVISLQYPVYWDLLEFCDGFRKLLDHLHLDKVHLFGASLGGFLAQKFAEHTHKSPRVHSLILCNSFSDTTIFNQTLTANSFWLMPAFMLKKIVLGNFAKGPVDPKMADAIDFMVDRLESLNQGELASRLTLNCQNSYVEPHKIKDLAVTIMDVFDQSALSHEAKEEMYKLYPNARRAHLKTGGNFPYLCRSAEVNLYIQIHLRQFHGTRYAAINLDMVSAEELEVQKSHLVNSANDQ is encoded by the exons ATGGAGGAGATAAGAATATCTCCTGATTACAACTGGTTCAGAAGCACAGTGCCACTGAAAAAA ATTATAGTGGACGACGATGACAGCAAGGTGTGGTCCTTGTATGACGCAGGCCCAAAGAGCATCAGGTGTCCCATCATATTCCTTCCCCCTGTGAGTGGGACAGCAGAGGTGTTCTTCCAGCAGGTCTTAGCCCTGACAGGCTGGGGCTACAGAGTCATCTCA cTGCAGTATCCTGTTTATTGGGATCTCTTGGAGTTCTGTGATGGATTTCGGAAGCTTCTCGATCACTTGCATTTGGACAAG GTCCATCTATTTGGTGCTTCTCTGGGCGGCTTCCTGGCCCAGAAGTTTGCCGAGCACACACACAAGTCTCCCAGAGTCCACTCTCTGATCCTGTGCAACTCCTTCAGTGACACCACCATCTTCAACCAGACATTGACAGCCAACAG TTTTTGGTTGATGCCCGCCTTCATGTTGAAGAAGATTGTCCTGGGGAACTTCGCTAAAGGACCTGTCGACCCCAAGATGGCTGACGCAATCGACTTTATGGTCGACAGA cTGGAGAGCCTGAACCAGGGTGAGCTAGCCTCCAGACTAACACTCAACTGTCAGAACTCCTACGTGGAGCCTCACAAGATAAAGGACCTGGCCGTCACCATTATGGAT GTGTTCGACCAGAGTGCCCTGTCACACGAGGCGAAAGAGGAAATGTATAAGCTGTATCCAAATGCCAGACGGGCTCACCTCAAAACGGGTGGAAACTTCCCCTACCTGTGTAGGAGTGCTGAGGTCAACCTATACATACAG ATTCACCTGCGGCAGTTCCACGGGACGCGGTACGCCGCCATCAACTTGGACATGGTGAGCGCCGAGGAGCTGGAGGTGCAGAAGAGCCACCTGGTGAATAGCGCCAACGACCAATGA